The segment CAGAAAAAGCACAGGGCTGGCACGATCGTCATCGTGGTTGCAGATCCGCTGGCCAAGGTGATTGCTTCGTTGTTGAGTCAGCAGGCGGCACCGGAACCAGAAGCCGCTGCCGCACCAGATAAAGATTCTCCGGTGGAGCATTCTGGATGTGGCAAAATGGATTTGCTGCCGCTAAGCGTTGAGCTGGCGGATGTTTAGTCCGCAAGTTGCTGCCGCTGAAGGTTAGGGGAGTCGCTCGTGAGCTCGCAGCCGATGGGCTCGTAGTCGATTCCATCGCGGCGCCGGCCAGCGCCTCGCCGGGATGGTCCGACTTACTCAAGGGCTTCCAGTTCTTCCCAACGCTCAAATTTCTTCGTCAGCTCGGCCTGCATATCCGTGGCGTCCTGTTGCACTCTCGCGATCTCGGCTTTGTTGCTCTTGTAAAAATCCGGATCGCCCATCTGAGCGTGAAGCTTCTCGATCTGCGACTCAAGAAATTCAATCTTCTCAGGCAGCGACTCCAACTCCCGCTTCTCCTTGTAGCTCAGCCGACGCGTTTTCGACGTGTCATCCGTCTTCGTCGAATCAATTCGTTTCTTCTTCGAAGGAGCCGCGTCTTTGGTTTCTGCGGCTTTCGATTGCCGAACCCAATCGTCGTAGCCGCCAACGTACTCCTTCAGCGTGCCGTTTTCGAACACGATCGAACTGGAAACGACATTGTTCAGGAACTGTCGGTCGTGACTCACGATTAAAACCGTGCCATCGAAATCAACCAGCTTACTCTCCAGCAATTCCAACGTTTCGGTGTCGAGGTCGTTCGTCGGTTCGTCCATCACGATCACATTGGCAGGCTTCGCAAAAAGCTTAGCCAGCAAAATTCGATTCCGTTCTCCACCGGAAAGGAATTTTACCTCGGTTCTGGCACGTTGAGGTTCGAACAGAAAGTCTGCCAGGTAGCCCAGAATATGAGTCGGTTTATCGTTGATCAGCAAACGGTCCGAACCTTCGCCGACGTTGTCGAGCACCGATAGTTCGGGGTCGAGCTGCGATTTTAGCTGGTCGAAGTAGGCGATTTCCAGATTGGTGCCCATCTTGATCTTGCCGGACGTGGGCGGCAGTTTGCCCAGCATCACTTTCAACAGCGTCGATTTTCCGATGCCATTGCGGCCAATAATCCCGACCTTGTCACCACGCAGGATCGACGTCGAGAACTCTTCAAAAACTGGTTTGTCGCCATAGCTGAAGGTGACTTCGTCCAGCTCAATCGTCACGTTGCCGCTTCGTTGCCCCTGTTGAATTTTCAGCTTTGAAGTTCCCACCTGGGACCGTCGGTCGCTGCGTTGTTCCCGCATCGCCTTGAGCGCACGAACGCGGCCTTCGTTGCGAGTCCGGCGTGCTTTGATGCCCTTGCGGATCCAAACTTCTTCTTCGGCCAGCCGTTTGTCGAACAGTGCGTTCTGCTTTTCTTCGGCTTCGATGGCTTCCTGTTTCCGTTTCAGGAAAGTTTGATAGTCGCAGCTCCAGTCGAAGATTCGTCCGCGATCGATTTCCAGAATTCGCGTCGCCAGTTTCTGCAAAAACGCGCGGTCGTGCGTCACGAACAACAACGTCGCCGAGTAATCTTTCAGGAACTCTTCCAGCCATTTGATCGACGGAATATCCAGATGGTTCGTCGGTTCGTCCAACAGCAATACATCGGGCTCGGAGACGATCGCCTGAGCCAACAATACTCGACGCTTCATCCCTGCAGACAAAGTTTCGAAACGCGAATCGGGATCGAGCTCCATACGTGAAATGATTTGCGTCGTACGGGTGTGAGCTTCCCACTCTTCGAGGTCAATTTTCTCGCCAGAGAACGCGGGATCGAAAGCACGTTGAACGATTTCTTCAACCGAGCCCTTTTCATCGGTTGGCACGTATTGGGAAAGCTGACGGACGCGAACGCCCGGTGCCAAAACGATCTTTCCGGCGTCAGGATCCTGTTGGCCGGAGAGCAGTTTTAGCAACGTGGTTTTTCCGGCGCCGTTGCGGCCAAGCAGTCCGATTTTCTGGCCGGGTTCGATCACGCAGGAGACTTCGTCCAGCAAAGCGGGACCACGGAAACGGATGGTGACGTTGTCGACAGTGATCAGGGGCATGGGGGGCAGTTAAAAGTTTACAGTTTAAAGGTTACAGTATTCATCATCGCACTCAGCAACGACACCCGAACCGGTCACGCTCGATCGGCGATTGGGCGTCCGACGGCGGCGGAGCGCTGCGTGCGGATCACGGCGAGGCTGTCGAGCGCGGCGATGCGGAAACGAAGACTGTACACTGTACCCCGTAAACTTTTAACTCCCTATGCAAATCGGACTTATTTCAGACACGCACAGCTACCTCGATCCCAAAGTATTCACCGCGTTCAAAGACTGTGACGAGATTTGGCACGCGGGTGATTTTGGGACCATGGCCGTGGCGGAAGAGCTGGCAGAGTTTTTGCCGCTCAAGGGCGTTTACGGGAATATCGATGATCGTGAGATCCGACACGCCTATCCCGAGAATCTTAGGTTTGAGTGTGAGGGCGTTGATATTTTGATGACGCATATCGCGGGCCGCCCTGGCAGATATCCGGCTCGGGTAAAGCAGCTATTGAAGGAGTCGACTCCGGACGTTTTGATCTGTGGGCACTCGCATATGGTGCATGTGGAAAATGATTTGCGGCACAGAAAGATGAAGTACATTAATCCTGGTGCGGCCGGACACGAAGGGCATCACGTGATGCGGACGCTGATCAAGCTAAAGTGCGTCAAGGGAAAGCTGAAGGATATGAAGCTGGTTGAGTTGGGGCCTCGCGGGCGAGCGACGTAAGAAGTAGGCAAGTCTGTCCCAGACTTGCTTTGATGTGTCAGTCTGGGACAGACTGACCTACTAAGGAAGATCAGTCCAAGCGCGGACTGACCTGTCTGGAACATCACTCAACCAGCAAACGATACAGCAACACGTTCACCCCGATCTTTTCGGCGTCCTCGCGCTTGTACCCATCGCACTGGGAAACCGTCGAGCTCTCCATCGCACAGCTCAAGTCGTGCTGAGAAAACACAACCGCCAGGCGACCGTTGATCTCGTGGCCTTCCAGATCAGGCGGGCCCTTAATCTCCTCGAACTTGCCCGTGTCGCCACGTTTCTTGCGAAGCGTCACGCTGTCGATTTTGAACAGGAACTTGCGGTTGTTCCAGATCGCATGCTGCGGAGAAATCGGCTTCAGTTGCTCGCCCAGGATCTCCGCCATCTCTTCTCGAAAACTGGCCGTGAAATCTTCCGACGAACAAATCGAATCGGCAAAGATAAATCCGCCCATCTCCAAATACGTCTTGATCGCAAAACGCTCATCTTCTGTAAAGGAAAACGAATTGCGGCCGTGCATGAACACGAAAGGATAATCTCCTAGCTGATCCAAATCTGCGGCCACGAACTTCTTCTCGAGGTTCACGGAGTTCCCGCTCTCGGCATACCGTTTTTGGATGTTTCGCCACGCGTTCGGAGCCTCGTCATACCCGCCGTCGTGGATCAATTTCGGCAGCTCAAGCGAACGATGCATCAGAACCGATTTGGCTTTGCCTTCCAGTTTTGGGCGATCGCCTTTCTCTTTCAGCTCGCGGCCGGTCGCGTACGTCGTCACGTTGACGCCGACTTTGGTGGCGTACTGTATTTGATCCAGCAGCTTGTCGAATTTTGGCGCAGAGTTCTTCATTTTCCGCTCGATCCCCGGCCGATCAACGTTCCATAAACAGGCCAGATTTCGCGGACAATAGATCACACTGGTTTTACAGCACGCCTGCAACCCAAGCAGCGGTCGTTCGTCGGGTCGATCCAGGCGATAGTGCGAAGTCCACACCGGATGGTTCGCCGGCAGCGGCTCAAGCGGACTTTCCGGGAAAAGCTCTGCCATCAAATCACGGAACGAGCGATCAAACTCAGCTCGGTCACAGCCTTCGCCCTGGCACGCATCGGCGAACAGGAATCCACCGTTCTCCAAATAGGTTTTGAGCGAATCTTTCTGAAAGTCCGTCAGCACGAATCCGCTGTTGCCGGACATAAACAGCACGGGCGATTCGAGCAGATCGTCTGCCGTCGCAGCCGCGCCACGGACTTCCTGCCAGTTAAGTTTTTGATCCCAGGCCTTTTCCAGATTTCGAGTCAGATAATGCACACCTTTCTGATGCATATTGTCTTCGTCGGTTTCGAACAGGTACTTACCAATCGCGATTGGGCGTTTTCCTTTGGACAGAAACAACAGCGCCATTGCCGTCGCCACATCCTTGTTCTCGATCGCACCACCATTCCACGTGCCGCCGTCCATTTGCCAATCCAGCAACCTGGCCGTACCCTCGCGATACCAGTCATGAGCTCCAAAGAATCGTCGTCCCGAAAGTCGGCCGGCACGTTCGAGAGCGTACAGAAAATAGAAACGCCACTGAACGCCTCGTCCTCCCTTGAGTCGACCAAGTTCAAAGTTGTTGCCAAGATGATCGGCAGTTTGCTGTTCGTGTCCGACTGACGCGATGTCGCTACAGCACCTGATCCTCACACCGTCAAAGAGCGCGTTCAGGTCCGGGAGGTTTTCTTCGACAATGATTGACGAAGCCAGGCCCGCTGCCGCCATGCTGCGGCTGTCGCGCTTTCCGCGGCCTGCGTGGTAACTGTAACCGCCATCTTTAACGCGACAGTTTTCCCAGTAGTTTTTGGTTCCTTCCCAGACCTTGTCCTCGATCACAGCGCCCATGCGAGACGCTTCGTGGAGCGCCAACAGAGCAAACTGACTGTTCGACGAATCCGGAGAACCACTTCCGCCGTTTCTGCCGTAAGCCCAGCCACCGTGCCCTTTGGAGTTGCCTTTTTCCTGAATCTTGATCAGCCAGTTGACGTCTTCCTGAACTTCTTGCAGATATTTGTTGCCCTCAGGATCCGCTGCGGCCAGGCACATGATTTTGAGCGAAATGAAATAAGTCGTCTTTTGCCGTTCAGATCGAATCGATTCGATGCCGCGTTGGATCGCCCGCGTGTCAGCCCGATCGGACGCGTTGATCAGAGCCAACGTGCACAGCGCGGTCGTTCCGCCAGAATAGCTCTGCACATCGACCCAGCCTCCGCTGGCGTTTTGACTTGACTCCAGGGAGTCGATGCCTCTTTTGATCGCGTCGCGAACTTCTGCCGCCGAGAACTCTCGGCCTTGAGGAGCCGCTCGTCGGTCGCGTCCGAACATGCCTTGAGCGTCAACGTCGGAACTGGCGACCACAAGTGCAAAAAGGCTGGCGGCGAATAACGCACTGAGTTTAAATTGATTCATCGCAGAACTCCCTGACCCAAGAACCCGTACCTATCATAGAGACTTTTCGGACAAAAAACTCTTTAACGCCGGTGCGTTGCCCCTTCCGAGGCCGAAATTTACAATAGGATTCATGCGTCGCAAGTATTCTGAGAATTTTGCGGCGAATTTGAGACACATAAGCAGGCCAGGATCGGAGTTAGTGTGACAGGGAAACAGCGAAGCCTTGGTGATGTGCTGCAGGAGTTCAGTCAGCACCGGAAGCTGATGGAAGAAGAGCTCCATAAGGTCATCGTCGGACAAAACGAAGTCATCGAACAGGTCTTCGCAGCCATCTTCACCCGCGGCCACTGCTTGCTCGAAGGCGTTCCCGGGCTGGCCAAGACGTTGATGGTCAGCACCATCGCCCAGATCCTGGACGTGAACTTCAAGCGGATTCAGTTTACGCCTGACTTGATGCCGTCGGATATCACCGGAACGAATGTGCTGGACGAAGACGAAGACGGGCGCCGTCAGTTTCGATTTGTCGAAGGCCCGATCTTCACGAACATTTTGCTGGCGGACGAAATCAACCGAACGCCTCCCAAGACTCAGGCGGCATTGCTGCAGGCGATGCAGGAACGTGAGATCACGATCGGACGCAAGACCTACGATCTGGCTCCGCCGTTTTTCACGATCGCGACTCAGAACCCGATCGACCAGGAAGGAACCTATCCGCTTCCTGAAGCCCAGCTTGACCGTTTTATGTTCAATATCAAAGTTGGCTATCCGACGGCGGAAGACGAAGAAAAAATTCTGGGGGCAGCAAGTCGCGGTGAGAAGCAGGAAGTCCGCAAAGTCCTTTCGGCGAAGGCGATCGTGAACCTGCAGAAATTGGTGCATTCGGTTGCCGTCAGTGACTACATCATTCAATACGTGTCACGGTTGGTTCGAGCGACTCGTCCAGGCGACCCGGCAACTCCGACGTTCGTGAAAGAGCTGGTTGATTGGGGCGCGGGTCCTCGCGCGGGCCAGTTCCTGATCTCGGGTGGAAAAGCGATGGCTGCGATGGAAGGCCGTTTCTCGGTTGCCGTTGAGGACATCCAAAAAGTCGCGCTTCCGGTTTTGCGTCACCGAGTGAGCACGAATTTCCAGGCACAGGCCGAAGGCATGACGACGGAAGATGTGATCGAGAGGTTGCTGAAGGAGGTCCCGCCGCCAGAAGTGTCGAAGTTTGAATCGTAAGTCGAAAGTGTACAGTTTTCAGGGTACAGGGGATTGGCAGTTATGCCCGAACGCTGTGCAACGATCGAACTGTACACTGTACCCTGTGAACTTTTAGCTCGCCTTCATGTCCGTCGAAAAGTACCTCAAGCCCGAAGTCATCAACCAGATCAAACGGCTCGATCTGCGCGCCCAGTTCGTGGTCAAAGGCTTCTTGCACGGTTTGCACGCCAGCCCGTTTCAGGGTTTCAGCGTCGAGTTTAGCGAACACCGAAAGTACTCGCATGGCGACGACCTGAAAGATATCGACTGGCAAGTCTACGCAAAGACCGACAAGTATTACGTCCGCAAATTCGAAGCCGAAACGAACATCACAGGCTATCTGGTCATGGACCTCAGTAGCTCGATGGGATACACGTTTGAGCAAACGCTGACCAAGTTCGACTACGCGATTTGCCTTGCCGCTGCACTGGCGTACCTGATGACCCAGCAACAGGATCCGGTTGGGCTGGTCACGTTCAACGATAAGATCCGATCCAGCCTCCCGCCGCGCAGCAAACGCACGCAGCTCTCCAACATTCTTTCGTTGCTTTCGAAGATCAAACCCGAAGGAACGACGAACTTCAAACACAGCATGGAACAGCTCGCTGCGATGCTCAAAACACGCAGTCTGATCATGGTGTTTTCGGACTTTCTGGTTGACGAGCAGGAAACGCTGGACGCGCTCTATCGGATTCGGCACGGCGGCCACGACGTGATTTTGTTCCACGTGCTTGATGAAGCCGAGGTCACGTTTCCGTTTCGCGGTCTGTACAAGATGACTGATCCGGAAACCGGCGACGAACTGAAGATCGACGGTGACGGTTTTCGCAGCGACTACCAGAAACGGATTCAGGAGTTTCGCGACGGGCTCGCGAAGGAATGTCGCAAGACCGGAATCGACTATGTTCCGATCGATACGAGCATGCAGTTCGACAAAGCGTTGATGGAATATTTGCTGTCCCGCAGAGCGAGAGGATAGCCATGATTTGGGCCAACCTTGCGATGCTGGGAGTCGGTGGCGCGATGCTTTCGGTGCCCGTGCTGATTCACTTTCTGATGCAGCCGAAGCCGATCGAAGTCAATTTTCCGGCGCTTCGATTTCTGAAAGAAAAACAGCTGATCAACAGGTCCCGCACGCGGATTCGACATCTGTTGTTGTTGCTGTTGCGCTGCATCCTGATCGCACTGCTCGTTTTGGCACTCGCCGGGCCCGCCGTGGCTTCGCAGGAGTTTGGCAAGTGGCTCACCTTTGGCGGCATTTCGTTCATCGCCGCGCTGCTGGGCATCGTGCTGCTGATGTCGCTGGTTTCCGGCAGCGCAAATCGGCTGCTCAACGGGATCTTTGGAACTTTGCTTGCGTTGGCGTTGCTAATGGCGGGCTGGTACGGGCTAAAACTTTTCGACAGCGAAGATGGCGGGCAATTGCTGGGCGACAACGGAGATCCGGTCGCGGCGTTGTTGGTGCTCGATACGTCGCCGACGATGCAGTACGAGT is part of the Mariniblastus fucicola genome and harbors:
- a CDS encoding ATP-binding cassette domain-containing protein, whose amino-acid sequence is MPLITVDNVTIRFRGPALLDEVSCVIEPGQKIGLLGRNGAGKTTLLKLLSGQQDPDAGKIVLAPGVRVRQLSQYVPTDEKGSVEEIVQRAFDPAFSGEKIDLEEWEAHTRTTQIISRMELDPDSRFETLSAGMKRRVLLAQAIVSEPDVLLLDEPTNHLDIPSIKWLEEFLKDYSATLLFVTHDRAFLQKLATRILEIDRGRIFDWSCDYQTFLKRKQEAIEAEEKQNALFDKRLAEEEVWIRKGIKARRTRNEGRVRALKAMREQRSDRRSQVGTSKLKIQQGQRSGNVTIELDEVTFSYGDKPVFEEFSTSILRGDKVGIIGRNGIGKSTLLKVMLGKLPPTSGKIKMGTNLEIAYFDQLKSQLDPELSVLDNVGEGSDRLLINDKPTHILGYLADFLFEPQRARTEVKFLSGGERNRILLAKLFAKPANVIVMDEPTNDLDTETLELLESKLVDFDGTVLIVSHDRQFLNNVVSSSIVFENGTLKEYVGGYDDWVRQSKAAETKDAAPSKKKRIDSTKTDDTSKTRRLSYKEKRELESLPEKIEFLESQIEKLHAQMGDPDFYKSNKAEIARVQQDATDMQAELTKKFERWEELEALE
- a CDS encoding metallophosphoesterase family protein, which encodes MQIGLISDTHSYLDPKVFTAFKDCDEIWHAGDFGTMAVAEELAEFLPLKGVYGNIDDREIRHAYPENLRFECEGVDILMTHIAGRPGRYPARVKQLLKESTPDVLICGHSHMVHVENDLRHRKMKYINPGAAGHEGHHVMRTLIKLKCVKGKLKDMKLVELGPRGRAT
- a CDS encoding DUF4159 domain-containing protein, whose product is MNQFKLSALFAASLFALVVASSDVDAQGMFGRDRRAAPQGREFSAAEVRDAIKRGIDSLESSQNASGGWVDVQSYSGGTTALCTLALINASDRADTRAIQRGIESIRSERQKTTYFISLKIMCLAAADPEGNKYLQEVQEDVNWLIKIQEKGNSKGHGGWAYGRNGGSGSPDSSNSQFALLALHEASRMGAVIEDKVWEGTKNYWENCRVKDGGYSYHAGRGKRDSRSMAAAGLASSIIVEENLPDLNALFDGVRIRCCSDIASVGHEQQTADHLGNNFELGRLKGGRGVQWRFYFLYALERAGRLSGRRFFGAHDWYREGTARLLDWQMDGGTWNGGAIENKDVATAMALLFLSKGKRPIAIGKYLFETDEDNMHQKGVHYLTRNLEKAWDQKLNWQEVRGAAATADDLLESPVLFMSGNSGFVLTDFQKDSLKTYLENGGFLFADACQGEGCDRAEFDRSFRDLMAELFPESPLEPLPANHPVWTSHYRLDRPDERPLLGLQACCKTSVIYCPRNLACLWNVDRPGIERKMKNSAPKFDKLLDQIQYATKVGVNVTTYATGRELKEKGDRPKLEGKAKSVLMHRSLELPKLIHDGGYDEAPNAWRNIQKRYAESGNSVNLEKKFVAADLDQLGDYPFVFMHGRNSFSFTEDERFAIKTYLEMGGFIFADSICSSEDFTASFREEMAEILGEQLKPISPQHAIWNNRKFLFKIDSVTLRKKRGDTGKFEEIKGPPDLEGHEINGRLAVVFSQHDLSCAMESSTVSQCDGYKREDAEKIGVNVLLYRLLVE
- a CDS encoding AAA family ATPase produces the protein MLQEFSQHRKLMEEELHKVIVGQNEVIEQVFAAIFTRGHCLLEGVPGLAKTLMVSTIAQILDVNFKRIQFTPDLMPSDITGTNVLDEDEDGRRQFRFVEGPIFTNILLADEINRTPPKTQAALLQAMQEREITIGRKTYDLAPPFFTIATQNPIDQEGTYPLPEAQLDRFMFNIKVGYPTAEDEEKILGAASRGEKQEVRKVLSAKAIVNLQKLVHSVAVSDYIIQYVSRLVRATRPGDPATPTFVKELVDWGAGPRAGQFLISGGKAMAAMEGRFSVAVEDIQKVALPVLRHRVSTNFQAQAEGMTTEDVIERLLKEVPPPEVSKFES
- a CDS encoding DUF58 domain-containing protein, which translates into the protein MSVEKYLKPEVINQIKRLDLRAQFVVKGFLHGLHASPFQGFSVEFSEHRKYSHGDDLKDIDWQVYAKTDKYYVRKFEAETNITGYLVMDLSSSMGYTFEQTLTKFDYAICLAAALAYLMTQQQDPVGLVTFNDKIRSSLPPRSKRTQLSNILSLLSKIKPEGTTNFKHSMEQLAAMLKTRSLIMVFSDFLVDEQETLDALYRIRHGGHDVILFHVLDEAEVTFPFRGLYKMTDPETGDELKIDGDGFRSDYQKRIQEFRDGLAKECRKTGIDYVPIDTSMQFDKALMEYLLSRRARG